A part of Rhizobium binae genomic DNA contains:
- a CDS encoding branched-chain amino acid ABC transporter permease has protein sequence MADFDWLFFMEILVGGLLSGVMYSLVAIGFVLIYKTSGVLNFAQGAMLLFAALTFVSLTERGISFPLAFAITFAIMVVIGIAVERTVLRPLTNKPPITLFMATLGLSYIVEGAAQLIWGTQVHGLDLGIEDVPFDVGGVYISQFDIFAAVVAASMVLLLSVFFRYTRIGLGFRAVADDQFAALAVGLRLPWIWATVWATAGLVALVAGLLWGARVGVQFSLSLIVLKALPVLVLGGFDSILGAILGGLLIGASEKLAEVYIGGYFGGGIEGWFAYVIALAFLLVRPSGLFGQKLLERV, from the coding sequence ATGGCTGACTTCGACTGGCTGTTCTTCATGGAGATTCTCGTCGGCGGCCTTTTGTCCGGCGTCATGTATTCGCTGGTCGCGATCGGTTTCGTCCTGATCTATAAGACATCCGGCGTCCTCAATTTTGCGCAAGGGGCGATGCTCCTGTTCGCGGCGCTGACCTTCGTCAGCCTGACGGAACGCGGCATTTCCTTCCCGCTCGCATTCGCGATCACCTTCGCGATCATGGTCGTTATCGGGATAGCTGTCGAGCGTACCGTGTTGAGGCCGCTGACCAACAAACCGCCGATCACGCTCTTCATGGCGACGCTCGGCCTCTCCTATATTGTCGAGGGCGCTGCCCAACTGATCTGGGGCACGCAGGTGCACGGCCTTGATCTCGGTATCGAGGATGTGCCGTTCGATGTCGGTGGTGTCTACATCAGTCAATTCGACATCTTCGCAGCCGTCGTTGCCGCCTCCATGGTGCTGCTGCTCTCTGTCTTCTTCCGTTACACCCGCATCGGGCTCGGTTTTCGCGCCGTGGCCGACGATCAGTTCGCGGCGCTCGCCGTCGGGTTGAGACTGCCTTGGATCTGGGCGACGGTCTGGGCCACCGCAGGTCTGGTGGCGCTGGTCGCCGGTCTTTTGTGGGGAGCCCGCGTCGGGGTGCAATTCTCACTGTCGCTGATTGTCCTGAAGGCCTTGCCGGTTCTCGTCCTCGGTGGGTTCGACTCGATCCTCGGCGCGATCCTCGGCGGGTTGCTGATCGGCGCGTCCGAGAAGCTGGCTGAGGTCTATATCGGCGGATATTTCGGCGGCGGCATTGAGGGTTGGTTTGCCTATGTGATCGCGCTCGCCTTCCTCCTCGTTCGCCCTTCCGGCCTGTTCGGCCAGAAGCTCTTGGAAAGGGTCTGA
- a CDS encoding ABC transporter ATP-binding protein → MGAAPFPPDVQEHLAGLDRGTGAAWASPIEAGATDGIILELARIDLSFGGVVALKDIDLSVWRGEILAVIGPNGAGKSSIINVISGVYRPDRGFVWLSGRRHAQVPTQKLARLGIARTFQNLALFKGLSVLDNVVVGRAQKTRSSFVEQIVGLGRARTEQRDARSRAFEVLEFLHLSHIGDRLVGTLPYGLQKRVELARALVAEPDILLLDEPMAGMTATEKNEMADFVRAARDRFGTTVVLIEHDIGVVMGLSDRVVVLDYGRKIADGTPNEIQRDQRVIDAYLGVAPENEEGAGI, encoded by the coding sequence TTGGGAGCGGCGCCGTTTCCGCCGGACGTTCAGGAGCACTTGGCCGGCTTGGACAGAGGAACAGGCGCGGCCTGGGCGTCGCCCATTGAAGCCGGCGCAACGGACGGCATCATTCTGGAGCTGGCCCGCATCGATCTATCCTTCGGTGGCGTCGTCGCCCTGAAGGATATCGATCTGTCCGTTTGGCGTGGCGAAATCCTCGCCGTTATAGGGCCCAACGGTGCTGGCAAGAGCTCGATCATCAATGTGATCAGCGGCGTATACCGACCCGATCGCGGTTTTGTGTGGCTCTCCGGGCGCCGCCATGCCCAGGTCCCGACGCAGAAACTTGCCCGTCTCGGCATTGCTCGCACGTTCCAAAACCTGGCATTGTTCAAGGGTTTGAGCGTTCTCGACAATGTCGTGGTTGGACGAGCGCAAAAGACGCGGTCTAGCTTCGTCGAACAGATCGTCGGCCTCGGTCGAGCCCGCACGGAACAGAGGGATGCCCGCAGTCGGGCTTTCGAGGTGCTCGAGTTCCTCCACCTTTCGCATATTGGCGATCGTCTGGTCGGTACACTGCCTTATGGTCTGCAAAAACGGGTGGAATTGGCGCGCGCTCTGGTGGCCGAGCCCGACATCCTGCTGCTCGATGAGCCGATGGCCGGAATGACGGCGACGGAAAAGAACGAGATGGCCGATTTCGTGCGCGCCGCACGTGACAGGTTCGGTACCACCGTCGTGCTGATCGAGCACGATATCGGCGTTGTCATGGGGTTGTCCGACCGCGTTGTCGTGCTCGACTACGGCCGCAAGATCGCCGATGGAACACCCAACGAAATCCAGCGCGACCAGCGCGTGATTGATGCCTATCTCGGTGTCGCTCCCGAAAATGAAGAGGGGGCGGGCATCTGA
- the sfnG gene encoding dimethylsulfone monooxygenase SfnG, translated as MSYASREPVKFAYWVPNVSGGLVISNIEQRTSWTIEYNRKLAQIAEASGFDYALSQIRFTAGYGAEFQHESVSFSHALLESTTTLKVIAAILPGPWNPTLAAKQIATINHLTNGRVAVNIVSGWFRGEFHAIGEHWLDHDERYRRSEEFIRALRGIWTEDNFTFHGDFYRFNNYSLKPKPIDPQPEIFQGGSSRAARDMASRVSDWYFTNGNTPEEIGKQVADIQGKAKANGHSVLVGVNAFAIVRETEVEARAVLAEIIEKANPEAVNAFGHEVKNAGKSSPEGEGNWAKSSFEDLIQYNDGFRSNLIGTPRQVAERVIDLKRAGADLILLGFLHFQEEVEYFGKHVIPLIRELEEAETATAVAAE; from the coding sequence ATGTCCTATGCCAGCAGAGAGCCGGTCAAATTCGCCTACTGGGTTCCCAATGTTTCGGGTGGCCTCGTCATTTCCAATATTGAGCAGCGGACGAGCTGGACGATCGAATATAACAGAAAGCTGGCGCAGATCGCCGAGGCTAGTGGCTTCGATTATGCGCTGAGCCAAATTCGTTTCACCGCCGGTTATGGCGCCGAATTCCAGCATGAATCCGTCTCCTTTAGCCATGCGCTGCTGGAATCGACGACAACGCTGAAGGTGATTGCCGCCATTCTGCCGGGACCATGGAATCCTACACTGGCGGCCAAGCAGATCGCCACCATCAATCACCTCACCAATGGTCGTGTCGCCGTCAATATCGTCAGTGGCTGGTTCCGAGGCGAGTTCCACGCAATTGGCGAGCACTGGCTTGACCATGACGAGCGCTACCGCCGCTCGGAGGAATTCATCCGCGCACTGCGCGGTATTTGGACCGAAGACAATTTCACGTTCCACGGCGATTTCTATCGCTTCAACAATTATTCGCTTAAGCCCAAGCCGATCGATCCACAGCCGGAAATCTTCCAGGGCGGCTCCTCTCGCGCTGCACGCGACATGGCATCGCGTGTTTCCGACTGGTACTTCACCAATGGCAACACGCCGGAGGAAATCGGCAAGCAGGTGGCTGACATCCAGGGCAAGGCGAAGGCTAACGGTCATTCCGTCCTCGTTGGTGTCAACGCTTTCGCCATCGTCCGCGAGACCGAGGTAGAGGCAAGGGCCGTGCTCGCCGAGATTATTGAGAAGGCCAATCCAGAGGCGGTCAATGCCTTCGGGCACGAAGTCAAGAACGCCGGGAAATCATCACCTGAAGGCGAGGGCAACTGGGCGAAATCCTCTTTCGAGGACCTGATCCAGTACAACGACGGCTTCCGCTCCAACCTGATAGGGACACCACGCCAGGTCGCCGAGCGGGTCATCGACCTGAAGCGCGCCGGCGCGGACCTCATCCTTCTCGGTTTCCTGCATTTCCAGGAAGAGGTCGAGTATTTCGGCAAGCACGTCATCCCGTTGATCCGCGAGTTGGAAGAAGCCGAAACGGCGACGGCCGTCGCCGCCGAGTAA
- the msuE gene encoding FMN reductase, with product MKILGLAGNVKRPSRTASLVEALVSAATSKLGLDGQTIELVDAAPILFKALRSDQLDAEGRAIIDAVEAADVLVVGSPVYRASYTGALKHLFDLVDYRALTGKRVILAATGGTPLHGLMTEHQLRPLFGFFNALTLPTSIYATETDFTDYEIASPVVQERIERAVSELAQVLPLSDHTAAARAHANRPALASASA from the coding sequence ATGAAAATTCTGGGTCTTGCGGGAAATGTAAAACGACCATCGCGAACTGCCTCCCTTGTGGAAGCACTTGTGTCGGCAGCCACATCGAAGCTGGGTCTCGATGGGCAAACCATAGAACTGGTTGACGCTGCCCCCATTCTCTTCAAGGCGCTTCGATCGGACCAGTTGGATGCCGAGGGGCGGGCGATTATCGACGCCGTCGAGGCGGCTGATGTCCTTGTTGTCGGGTCGCCGGTCTACCGGGCATCGTATACCGGCGCTCTCAAGCATCTCTTCGACCTTGTTGACTACCGCGCACTGACCGGAAAGCGGGTCATTCTGGCTGCCACAGGTGGCACACCGCTGCACGGTTTGATGACCGAACATCAGTTGCGCCCGCTATTCGGCTTCTTCAACGCCCTGACACTGCCGACGTCGATCTACGCTACCGAAACCGATTTCACGGATTATGAGATCGCCAGTCCTGTGGTTCAAGAGCGTATCGAGCGCGCCGTTTCAGAACTCGCTCAGGTGCTGCCGCTCTCTGATCACACCGCTGCCGCGCGCGCTCATGCAAACCGCCCGGCGCTCGCCTCCGCGTCAGCCTAG
- a CDS encoding GntR family transcriptional regulator, with translation MRCCKNAPQGRGGGSNFSTEPEPAKADIAYDAIRRILHSNGRVPEQHLREQDLASKLDLGRTPVREALQRLAAEGKIQYIPQRGFFTRPMSERALLDVYVVGRETLISALNRMRPQVPESWTVADKLSSDELALRAEAIFTKIAQEASNCEACKIVHRFCFCTHPLRMELTASELRPAFVESLEKLIDAMSELGTATTLVESALMNHLDLEQGAVSRIVQEVNERGLTGFPGPAKSF, from the coding sequence ATGCGGTGTTGCAAGAACGCGCCCCAAGGTCGTGGGGGTGGCTCGAATTTTTCTACTGAACCAGAACCTGCAAAGGCCGATATTGCCTACGATGCTATTCGAAGAATTCTCCACAGTAACGGTCGTGTGCCGGAGCAACATCTCAGGGAACAGGATCTAGCGTCTAAGCTCGATCTTGGTCGAACACCAGTTCGCGAAGCGCTTCAGCGGCTCGCAGCTGAAGGGAAGATTCAATACATCCCTCAAAGAGGCTTTTTCACCAGGCCGATGTCGGAAAGAGCTCTGTTAGATGTTTATGTTGTCGGACGTGAAACCCTGATCTCGGCATTGAATCGAATGCGGCCGCAGGTCCCAGAGAGCTGGACCGTGGCGGATAAATTGTCCTCTGACGAACTTGCCTTAAGGGCAGAAGCGATATTCACTAAAATCGCGCAAGAAGCATCGAATTGCGAGGCTTGCAAAATCGTCCACCGGTTCTGTTTTTGCACTCACCCTTTACGAATGGAACTAACTGCGTCGGAACTTCGGCCCGCGTTTGTTGAAAGCCTCGAGAAGCTAATTGACGCAATGTCTGAACTAGGCACGGCAACGACCCTGGTGGAGTCCGCGTTGATGAACCACCTTGATCTAGAACAGGGTGCCGTCTCAAGGATTGTACAAGAGGTGAACGAACGTGGATTAACAGGTTTTCCGGGGCCTGCGAAAAGTTTTTGA
- a CDS encoding glycerophosphodiester phosphodiesterase family protein, whose protein sequence is MDTSNNVASVLVNFCSSRLGYLGGRRDLRASLTLTSLLAFGIPSYAAAEALLPVKPSPYLVSAITRNMFKLPKPDDDLVLLSAHRGSWEIYPENSAYALQDAWNSQIESVEVDARFTADKEVVLSHDYRIERESTGSGLLYNQNLSQLRQADLRDRHGRVFTDSQGRKAKFLTFSAALDLLAEYVSDDGHGYVMIVDIKAAVDDQDPTDPIELMQRCLDILASKGNAKLSKAVVFKLKAKDAADVGTILNRTTYDPNLIGGLIVVENPDDENVKDSSYDPHEDPIYDQWNVVPFSIQFEMNQFYKGDGLQAYFDYIDQQQGFATYHESNYFPEGVANSAGKCCFEHNTDPKSTAQRGIVPDYRGDPEMALVNRTNLITTDWPDVVGDMLRQIRRRNTSELTR, encoded by the coding sequence ATGGACACCAGCAACAATGTGGCATCAGTGCTTGTGAATTTTTGCTCCTCGCGTCTCGGTTACCTCGGCGGCCGACGTGATCTGCGTGCATCGCTCACTTTAACTTCTCTTCTTGCTTTCGGTATTCCATCCTACGCCGCAGCAGAGGCGCTACTTCCGGTAAAGCCTTCACCATATCTTGTAAGTGCGATTACAAGAAACATGTTCAAGCTGCCGAAACCCGATGACGACTTGGTCCTGCTATCTGCGCACCGCGGATCCTGGGAGATCTATCCTGAGAATTCAGCCTATGCCTTGCAAGACGCCTGGAATTCGCAGATTGAGAGCGTGGAGGTCGATGCCCGCTTCACCGCAGACAAAGAAGTCGTTCTATCTCATGACTACAGGATTGAGCGCGAATCAACTGGAAGCGGCCTATTATATAATCAGAACTTGTCGCAGCTACGACAGGCCGATCTACGGGACCGACATGGCCGCGTTTTTACGGATTCACAAGGGCGAAAGGCGAAGTTCCTAACATTCTCCGCCGCGCTCGATCTACTCGCCGAATATGTTTCCGATGATGGTCATGGGTACGTGATGATCGTCGATATCAAGGCGGCAGTCGATGATCAGGACCCTACTGATCCCATCGAGCTCATGCAACGCTGCCTTGACATTCTCGCGAGCAAGGGAAATGCGAAACTCAGCAAAGCCGTTGTATTCAAGCTCAAAGCAAAGGATGCGGCGGATGTCGGCACGATTCTAAATCGGACAACCTACGACCCCAACCTCATTGGCGGGCTAATTGTCGTCGAAAACCCGGATGACGAGAATGTGAAGGATTCCAGCTATGATCCCCACGAGGATCCAATCTACGATCAATGGAATGTGGTGCCGTTCTCCATTCAGTTTGAAATGAACCAATTCTATAAAGGTGACGGTCTGCAGGCATATTTCGACTATATCGACCAGCAGCAGGGCTTCGCCACCTATCATGAAAGTAACTACTTTCCAGAGGGCGTCGCAAACAGCGCCGGAAAATGCTGCTTCGAGCACAACACGGATCCGAAATCGACCGCTCAGCGAGGGATCGTACCAGATTACCGAGGAGATCCTGAGATGGCGCTCGTCAATCGTACCAATCTTATCACCACTGATTGGCCCGACGTAGTCGGCGATATGCTGCGCCAGATACGGCGCCGCAACACCTCCGAACTCACTCGCTAG
- a CDS encoding GNAT family N-acetyltransferase, with product MTEKAMVAGTPVTIEYLERFPNFISICASWSFGQWGCQSNGSYEQTRGEFEAATKSSMPLTLVAIENALPVGMVTLADRDFDGKSHLSPWLKSLFVHPFHRKKGIARLLIERLEHEASCLGCKSLYLTTEDAQLLYEKSGWRAIDHVQTSYGEAALMKKALLPLN from the coding sequence ATGACCGAGAAAGCAATGGTAGCTGGAACTCCGGTAACGATCGAGTACCTAGAAAGATTTCCGAATTTCATTTCCATTTGCGCAAGTTGGTCTTTCGGACAATGGGGTTGTCAATCAAATGGCTCGTACGAACAAACGCGAGGCGAGTTTGAAGCGGCAACAAAAAGCTCGATGCCGCTAACACTAGTCGCCATCGAAAACGCGTTGCCAGTAGGAATGGTCACGTTGGCTGATCGTGATTTCGATGGAAAATCTCATCTATCCCCTTGGCTTAAGTCGCTTTTTGTCCATCCATTTCACCGCAAAAAAGGAATAGCCAGGTTGTTGATCGAGCGGCTCGAGCACGAAGCATCGTGCCTCGGTTGCAAGAGTCTTTATCTGACAACAGAGGACGCGCAACTTCTTTACGAGAAGAGCGGCTGGCGGGCAATTGATCACGTCCAAACATCGTATGGCGAAGCGGCGTTAATGAAGAAAGCCCTGCTTCCTCTCAACTGA
- a CDS encoding HAD family hydrolase encodes MSFSKRPELLIFDCDGVLVDSELIATAVHIEALAKFGYIISAEEYNDRFIGMTDQQSYSVIESEGDLRLPEDHHECVMAEVAKRYPRDLHAISGVRQTLETINLKKCVASNSDAAKLSLALKVTDLHDYFWPHVFSASQVASGKPAPDLFLFAADHMNTPASSCLVIEDSVAGTQAAVAAGMMVIGFVGASHCLPGHGDKLMEAGATKLFSRMTALPQILAGL; translated from the coding sequence ATGTCTTTTTCAAAACGTCCGGAACTACTGATCTTCGACTGCGATGGGGTTCTCGTCGATAGTGAGCTTATTGCAACTGCGGTGCACATCGAAGCTTTGGCGAAATTCGGCTACATCATATCGGCTGAAGAGTATAACGATCGCTTCATAGGGATGACTGACCAGCAAAGTTATTCAGTCATAGAATCCGAGGGCGACTTACGCCTACCGGAGGATCATCATGAATGTGTGATGGCCGAAGTTGCAAAACGATATCCTCGCGATCTGCATGCAATCAGCGGCGTTCGGCAAACCTTGGAGACCATTAATTTAAAGAAGTGCGTGGCGTCGAACAGCGATGCTGCAAAGCTTTCCTTGGCGCTTAAAGTCACGGACCTACATGATTACTTTTGGCCCCATGTCTTCAGCGCTTCGCAGGTTGCGAGTGGTAAGCCTGCGCCGGATCTGTTTCTGTTTGCAGCAGATCATATGAACACACCGGCTAGCAGTTGTCTCGTTATTGAAGACAGCGTTGCTGGCACTCAGGCGGCGGTGGCAGCCGGGATGATGGTGATTGGCTTCGTAGGTGCTTCGCATTGCCTTCCTGGGCACGGAGACAAACTGATGGAAGCAGGTGCCACTAAGCTGTTTAGCCGCATGACCGCGTTGCCACAAATCTTAGCAGGTTTGTGA
- a CDS encoding DegT/DnrJ/EryC1/StrS family aminotransferase gives MNGFGALRLITRNTTGAFSGEKLAVFGGKPVVPQGRVTPWPAAENKHLHALQGVVDGGRYHRVNHPIVSDLEQDLASWTGKWQVRAVGSGTAAIHIELDYVKERGEQVVTAALNWPGAVGPIKISGLEPVFVDVDMNLAGIDQRAAAEKFNPNVAAVLVTHLFGNNVLVPDARSAARAQGIAVIDDICQSIGAAKAIVGGAHLDADALALSGNGAKHLGAGELGFVITEDANLIAHVDRVSLSSSSRSGARIFSPYSQGYNYRPNVFSSSIAKLRVTEMDTQLQIRRDNCKLLWEMIGELVGISPLFNPSDCDHSMLNFPLRIEPEALGFAPGPAARDFVVRSLQAEGVPICVWLTKPVFEYLPDICDNWKAADFPNTVKLLDTMFYVSEIAPPNNGELMELYAEAFHKVWNALHKQGPKIAAEAISG, from the coding sequence ATGAACGGATTCGGTGCACTACGGCTCATAACTCGCAACACAACTGGTGCTTTCTCAGGCGAGAAGCTCGCCGTTTTCGGTGGGAAGCCTGTGGTCCCCCAGGGACGTGTTACACCTTGGCCCGCCGCGGAGAATAAGCACTTGCATGCACTCCAAGGTGTTGTGGATGGTGGAAGGTATCACCGCGTTAACCACCCAATCGTGAGCGATTTGGAACAAGATCTTGCAAGCTGGACTGGGAAGTGGCAAGTGCGCGCTGTCGGCAGCGGAACGGCGGCCATTCACATCGAGCTCGACTACGTCAAAGAGCGAGGCGAGCAAGTCGTTACCGCGGCACTGAATTGGCCAGGAGCGGTAGGACCAATCAAAATCAGCGGTCTCGAACCCGTCTTCGTTGATGTCGACATGAACTTGGCCGGGATTGATCAGCGCGCGGCCGCTGAAAAGTTCAACCCTAATGTAGCTGCAGTTTTAGTCACTCACCTTTTCGGAAACAATGTTCTCGTCCCCGACGCGAGGTCTGCAGCGCGAGCTCAGGGCATTGCTGTGATCGACGACATCTGCCAATCAATCGGCGCCGCGAAAGCAATCGTCGGCGGTGCGCATCTTGATGCAGACGCGCTCGCTCTATCCGGAAACGGCGCCAAGCACCTTGGGGCCGGCGAACTGGGATTTGTCATTACGGAAGACGCCAACTTGATTGCACATGTTGATCGCGTATCGCTGTCCAGCTCGTCTCGAAGTGGAGCGCGAATATTCTCGCCCTATTCCCAAGGGTACAACTACAGGCCGAACGTATTCTCGTCATCTATAGCGAAGCTGCGGGTAACAGAGATGGATACGCAACTGCAAATCCGAAGAGACAATTGCAAGCTTTTATGGGAGATGATCGGCGAACTTGTGGGCATATCTCCTCTCTTCAACCCATCCGACTGCGACCATTCGATGCTCAACTTTCCCCTCCGGATCGAACCTGAGGCGCTTGGCTTCGCACCCGGCCCGGCTGCAAGGGATTTCGTGGTCAGGTCTCTGCAGGCCGAAGGCGTGCCTATCTGTGTTTGGCTCACGAAGCCCGTATTCGAATATCTTCCAGACATTTGCGACAACTGGAAGGCCGCCGATTTCCCGAACACAGTGAAACTGTTGGATACGATGTTTTACGTCTCGGAGATTGCGCCACCCAACAATGGCGAATTGATGGAGCTTTATGCAGAGGCGTTTCACAAGGTTTGGAATGCTCTTCATAAGCAAGGTCCGAAGATCGCGGCAGAAGCAATTTCCGGCTGA
- a CDS encoding ROK family protein yields MESLIRRHEAHRLGEREGSPDDHHIDESTKGIVLAQRLIPTGTLGAANRGRLLQALYDIGPSSRADLARLTGVTRGTIGGIVQPLIDQGVLAEGEVIPPNETGGKPATKLWFSKDARPMCAVLLLHDRVSACLVSLEGEVYAQHAADFPKNLTHPSDASRIICTCVEETIASGKPILGIGVAVAGTINTETGTIVTVSLGPFLDGLPLEAELHKRFGVTVCVDQDTRALLVGDRWFGQGRGRRNFASVHIGETLGGALYLDGHLYRGSAGAGGEIGHTTVDIKGRLCQCGRRGCWETIASSKWLADEAKVRRLPQPHSLDVSRLLTLANDNVPGARELLRDYAFNISVGLANLQQFMAPNFIIIHGDIVRGGNPMLHLIQESFRELVFHRPGDEIALAFGDSECLAALRGAASLLLSDLLNFVI; encoded by the coding sequence ATGGAATCCTTGATAAGAAGACACGAAGCTCATCGACTGGGAGAACGCGAGGGCAGTCCTGACGATCACCATATTGATGAGAGCACTAAGGGTATTGTACTGGCTCAAAGATTGATTCCAACGGGAACCTTGGGCGCCGCGAATCGGGGCCGATTGTTGCAAGCCTTGTACGACATAGGGCCATCTAGCAGAGCGGATCTCGCCCGCCTTACCGGTGTGACTCGAGGAACTATCGGAGGGATTGTGCAGCCCCTGATCGATCAGGGTGTTCTTGCGGAAGGAGAAGTGATACCTCCGAACGAAACAGGGGGCAAGCCAGCTACCAAGTTATGGTTTTCCAAGGATGCAAGACCTATGTGCGCGGTGCTCCTGCTGCACGACCGCGTGAGTGCGTGTTTGGTCTCTTTGGAGGGCGAGGTCTATGCTCAACACGCCGCCGATTTTCCGAAGAACCTAACACACCCCTCCGACGCCTCACGTATTATATGCACCTGTGTCGAAGAAACTATCGCATCTGGCAAGCCGATCTTAGGGATAGGTGTAGCAGTGGCTGGAACGATCAATACGGAGACGGGCACAATTGTGACCGTCAGTCTCGGGCCATTCCTGGACGGCTTACCCCTCGAAGCCGAGTTGCACAAAAGATTTGGAGTTACCGTGTGTGTCGATCAGGATACCAGAGCTTTGCTGGTTGGAGACCGATGGTTTGGGCAAGGCCGCGGTCGGAGAAACTTCGCCTCGGTCCATATCGGCGAGACTTTGGGTGGGGCGCTTTACCTTGATGGGCATCTCTATCGGGGATCCGCAGGTGCAGGCGGTGAAATCGGTCATACGACCGTAGACATCAAAGGTCGGTTATGCCAGTGCGGCCGACGCGGATGCTGGGAAACAATCGCCAGCTCGAAGTGGTTAGCAGACGAGGCCAAGGTCAGGCGGCTGCCACAACCTCACTCATTGGATGTGAGCCGATTATTGACTCTGGCCAACGACAATGTCCCAGGCGCAAGAGAATTACTTCGCGACTACGCGTTCAATATCTCGGTCGGTCTGGCGAACCTCCAGCAGTTCATGGCGCCCAATTTCATCATTATTCACGGCGACATCGTACGAGGGGGAAACCCGATGCTTCATTTAATCCAGGAAAGCTTTCGGGAATTGGTATTCCATCGCCCGGGTGATGAAATTGCCCTTGCTTTCGGAGACAGCGAATGCCTGGCGGCTTTACGCGGTGCCGCCAGTCTTCTTCTTTCTGACTTGCTGAATTTCGTCATCTAA
- a CDS encoding IS3 family transposase (programmed frameshift), with the protein MKKSRFSEAQIMSVLRQAEGGMPVPDLCREHGISTASFYKWRAKYGGMDASMVSQMKALEEENRRLKRMYADLSMQADLLKEALGKKLTRPSQRRELAEKAVAKRGVSIALACRTFGVSETCYRYSPQRNVDNEQIADLLLGLVKIKKTWGFGLCFLHLRNVQGYRWNHKRVYRIYRELELNLRIKPRRRLKREKPDELAVPAAPNMVWSMDFMADRLADGRQFRLLNVLDDFNREGLGIEVDFSLPAERVVRSLNQIIEWRGKPLAIRVDNGPEYVSGTLMEWAETRGIALNYIQPGKPQQNAYVERYNRTVRHEWLDLYIFDSITEVQEIATEWLWTYNHERPNMGIGGVTPAQKLKMAA; encoded by the exons ATGAAGAAGAGCCGATTTAGCGAAGCCCAGATCATGTCGGTGTTACGCCAGGCGGAGGGTGGGATGCCTGTTCCTGACCTGTGCCGCGAACATGGCATCAGCACCGCGTCGTTTTACAAGTGGCGTGCGAAGTATGGCGGGATGGACGCCTCCATGGTGAGCCAGATGAAGGCGCTGGAAGAAGAGAACCGCCGCCTGAAGCGGATGTATGCGGATTTGAGCATGCAAGCCGATCTGTTGAAGGAGGCTCTTGGAAAAAAAT TGACGCGGCCATCTCAGCGCCGGGAGCTGGCCGAGAAAGCAGTGGCGAAACGCGGTGTGAGTATCGCGCTGGCGTGCCGGACGTTTGGCGTCAGCGAAACCTGTTACCGGTATAGCCCACAACGCAATGTCGACAACGAGCAGATTGCCGATCTGTTGCTTGGGCTTGTGAAGATAAAGAAGACGTGGGGTTTTGGCCTCTGCTTCCTGCACCTGCGCAATGTTCAGGGGTATCGCTGGAACCACAAGCGGGTCTACCGCATCTACCGGGAGCTTGAGCTGAATCTGCGGATCAAGCCTCGCCGGCGGCTGAAGCGCGAGAAGCCGGATGAATTGGCAGTTCCGGCTGCGCCGAATATGGTCTGGTCGATGGATTTCATGGCCGACCGTCTCGCAGACGGTCGCCAGTTCAGGCTTCTGAACGTGTTGGACGACTTCAACCGCGAGGGCTTGGGCATTGAAGTCGACTTCTCGCTACCCGCCGAAAGGGTCGTGCGCAGTCTCAACCAGATCATCGAATGGCGGGGCAAGCCGCTGGCGATCAGGGTTGATAACGGCCCGGAATACGTCAGCGGCACGCTCATGGAATGGGCTGAAACACGGGGAATTGCCCTGAATTACATTCAGCCAGGCAAACCGCAACAGAACGCCTATGTCGAGCGCTACAATCGAACCGTTCGGCATGAATGGCTTGATCTGTATATTTTTGACAGCATAACGGAGGTGCAGGAGATCGCCACAGAGTGGCTTTGGACATATAACCATGAACGGCCCAACATGGGCATTGGCGGCGTCACACCCGCTCAGAAACTGAAAATGGCCGCGTAA